The following are encoded together in the Bradymonas sediminis genome:
- a CDS encoding enoyl-CoA hydratase/isomerase family protein, translated as MAENPIHVEINGDIATVRLNRPKKFNALDGPMFTELHDAMYRLGFDDAIRVVIVTGEGRAFCGGGDLAAIQSSDSERVDRGLWHLAGKFHEGIREIRAMGKPVIAAINGPAAGGGLSLALACDMRIMADNAFLKIGYIENALSIDGGGSFSLPRLIGLSRAIEIAFLDEKISAVRALELGLVSRIVPADELPKATLTLANRLAEMPTGALARAKRLLSASFDNSLSEQLDLERKAISEAVVTDEAREGMAAFLEKRRPKYR; from the coding sequence ATGGCCGAAAACCCCATTCATGTCGAAATCAACGGCGACATCGCCACCGTGCGCCTGAACCGTCCCAAAAAATTCAACGCCCTCGATGGACCGATGTTCACTGAGCTCCACGACGCGATGTACCGGCTGGGCTTCGACGACGCGATCCGCGTGGTCATCGTGACCGGCGAGGGGCGCGCCTTCTGCGGCGGGGGCGACCTGGCCGCGATCCAAAGCTCCGACAGCGAGCGCGTCGACCGCGGCCTGTGGCACCTCGCCGGGAAGTTCCACGAGGGGATTCGCGAAATCCGCGCGATGGGCAAGCCGGTCATCGCGGCCATCAACGGCCCGGCCGCAGGCGGCGGCCTGTCCTTAGCGCTGGCCTGCGATATGCGCATCATGGCCGACAACGCGTTTTTGAAGATCGGCTATATCGAGAACGCGCTGAGCATCGACGGCGGCGGATCCTTTAGCCTGCCGCGCCTGATCGGGCTCTCCCGGGCGATTGAAATTGCCTTCTTGGATGAAAAGATCAGCGCCGTGCGCGCGCTTGAGCTCGGCCTGGTCAGTAGAATCGTGCCCGCCGACGAGCTCCCCAAGGCCACCCTCACCCTGGCCAACCGCCTGGCCGAGATGCCCACCGGCGCGCTGGCGCGGGCCAAGCGTTTGCTGTCGGCGTCCTTTGACAACTCGCTGAGCGAACAGCTCGACCTGGAGCGCAAAGCCATCAGCGAGGCGGTCGTCACCGACGAGGCTCGCGAAGGCATGGCCGCATTCTTGGAGAAGCGCCGCCCGAAATACCGATAA
- a CDS encoding pirin family protein, which produces MSAKNTQPVVLAKVPLSTPWQTLDPFLFCMHHNDQYPAGNEKMGPAASLEGRQIGQDFSNKDGWSMYHGEEVPGFPRHPHRGFETITIARNGFIDHADSLGATARFGQGDVQWMTAGNGVVHSETFPLVNRDKPNPTELFQVWLNLPRANKKEDAYFTMFWHEQIPNKTVTDAAGKRSEISVVAGVLDELTPLTPPPSSWAARDDSDVAVWTLKMEAGAEWSVPPAHPESTRIIYFFEGDACTVGGESIPARHAVQVRADAACVIQNGDTPGEFLILQGRPIGEPVVKQGPFVMNTPGEIRQTMLDYHHTGFGGWPWDQDSPVHPADEGRFAIHADGRRETPTS; this is translated from the coding sequence ATGAGCGCAAAAAACACCCAACCCGTCGTCCTCGCCAAAGTTCCGCTGAGCACGCCCTGGCAGACGCTCGACCCGTTTCTTTTCTGCATGCACCACAACGACCAATACCCGGCCGGCAACGAGAAGATGGGCCCGGCGGCCTCTTTGGAGGGCCGCCAGATTGGCCAGGACTTCTCGAATAAAGACGGCTGGAGCATGTACCACGGCGAGGAAGTGCCGGGGTTCCCGCGCCATCCTCACCGCGGTTTCGAGACGATTACCATCGCCCGAAACGGCTTTATCGACCACGCGGACTCCCTGGGAGCGACCGCACGCTTTGGTCAGGGCGACGTCCAATGGATGACCGCCGGCAACGGCGTCGTTCACTCGGAGACCTTCCCGCTGGTCAACCGCGACAAACCCAACCCGACCGAGCTCTTCCAGGTCTGGCTGAACCTGCCGCGGGCGAATAAGAAAGAAGACGCCTATTTCACCATGTTCTGGCACGAGCAGATTCCGAATAAGACCGTGACCGACGCGGCCGGAAAACGCAGCGAGATCAGCGTGGTCGCAGGGGTGCTCGACGAGCTAACGCCGCTGACGCCGCCGCCGAGCAGTTGGGCTGCGCGCGATGACTCCGATGTCGCGGTGTGGACGCTGAAGATGGAGGCCGGCGCCGAGTGGAGCGTGCCGCCGGCGCACCCCGAGTCGACTCGGATCATCTATTTCTTCGAGGGCGACGCCTGCACCGTCGGCGGCGAGTCCATCCCGGCGCGCCACGCGGTCCAGGTGCGCGCCGACGCGGCGTGTGTGATCCAAAACGGCGATACGCCCGGCGAGTTCCTTATTTTGCAAGGCCGACCGATCGGCGAGCCTGTGGTTAAACAGGGGCCATTCGTCATGAATACGCCCGGCGAAATCCGCCAGACGATGCTCGATTATCACCACACCGGATTCGGCGGATGGCCCTGGGACCAGGACTCCCCGGTGCACCCGGCCGACGAAGGCCGCTTCGCCATCCACGCCGATGGACGCCGCGAAACCCCCACCTCCTGA